The Spirosoma radiotolerans genome has a window encoding:
- a CDS encoding terminase small subunit, producing MEDQTASTDGQEETTVPAWYDGLTDKQRRFVEEYCIDFNATRAAKTAGYSDKTAQEQGSRLLSNVMVRKAIDDYLDSLSMTSAEAIYRLTSMGRGSIAPFVEPYGRGLKFDFNTEEAKANMHLIKKITNGKDGMSFELHDPKDAIFKIMQLRGKVVSKHEHTGANGGPIKTDSKQQSTVYIVDTTEGHKVPAPDDDYSNPDAQ from the coding sequence ATGGAAGATCAGACAGCGTCTACTGACGGGCAGGAAGAGACAACCGTACCAGCCTGGTACGATGGACTGACGGACAAACAGCGACGTTTTGTCGAGGAGTACTGTATTGATTTCAACGCGACGCGCGCGGCCAAAACAGCCGGCTACTCCGATAAGACTGCACAGGAGCAGGGTAGTCGATTGTTATCAAATGTTATGGTTCGCAAAGCCATCGACGATTACCTGGATTCGCTGTCGATGACCAGCGCCGAGGCTATCTATCGACTTACCTCAATGGGTCGCGGGTCGATTGCTCCCTTTGTCGAGCCGTACGGTCGCGGCTTGAAATTCGACTTCAATACCGAGGAGGCCAAAGCCAACATGCACCTGATTAAAAAGATCACCAATGGCAAGGACGGTATGTCATTCGAGTTACACGACCCCAAAGACGCCATTTTCAAGATTATGCAGCTACGCGGTAAGGTCGTCAGCAAACACGAGCATACTGGAGCCAATGGCGGGCCGATCAAGACCGACAGCAAACAGCAAAGTACGGTGTACATCGTCGACACGACCGAGGGCCACAAAGTACCTGCACCCGATGATGACTATTCAAACCCGGACGCACAATGA
- a CDS encoding GIY-YIG nuclease family protein, producing the protein METNRANKPRPLITGIKPIRLPLPIHLDLYKLWSRRIVAKGMANIGCGLYYLFNESGELQYVGQSAHIKGRIMTHLKRADMDFTYVTILKVRDESLWDKIEREAIEHFLPPFNKRYNGGYHSRPSGLK; encoded by the coding sequence ATGGAGACGAATCGTGCTAATAAGCCTCGCCCACTAATTACAGGCATCAAGCCTATTCGGTTGCCCCTTCCGATTCACTTAGACCTCTATAAGCTATGGTCGAGACGAATCGTGGCTAAAGGCATGGCCAACATTGGCTGCGGCCTGTACTATCTATTTAATGAGTCAGGGGAGCTGCAATACGTCGGACAAAGCGCTCACATCAAAGGCAGAATTATGACGCACCTCAAGCGCGCGGACATGGATTTTACCTACGTGACTATTTTAAAAGTCCGTGATGAGTCTCTCTGGGACAAGATAGAGCGCGAAGCAATTGAGCATTTTCTACCCCCTTTTAACAAGCGCTATAACGGCGGCTATCATTCGCGTCCGTCTGGACTCAAGTAA
- a CDS encoding SH3 beta-barrel fold-containing protein has protein sequence MKRQLMILANALRKQGFSLSQALKRAWAVIRLKAEMLVKPVSFFYRKDDGSERFAVGYYGLAPAVTTTDSKPGSVLAIRYYDTLAMGWRSFRADRLILA, from the coding sequence ATGAAACGTCAATTAATGATCCTCGCCAATGCCCTCCGCAAACAGGGTTTTTCGCTCTCTCAGGCGCTCAAACGCGCGTGGGCAGTTATCCGGCTCAAAGCTGAAATGCTCGTCAAGCCCGTCTCCTTCTTTTACCGCAAAGACGACGGCTCCGAGCGGTTCGCGGTCGGCTACTACGGTTTGGCTCCGGCCGTAACGACAACAGACAGCAAACCCGGCTCCGTGCTGGCTATTCGCTATTACGATACGCTGGCAATGGGCTGGCGCTCGTTTCGGGCTGACCGACTAATCCTTGCTTAA
- a CDS encoding PBSX family phage terminase large subunit, translating to MVRCSPIYKPLYSLPPAVRYIHLWGGRSRGGSFAATDYALFYLSQPDYFRGYLMRYIQGDIRVSLWRDMMDRIDEKEELGLLNRKDYKINTNEMSIVHLPTGNTLQSRGFKKSSGAQTAKMKSIAGATHIFLEEAEEVTRDDFNQLDDSLRTVKTDLRVFLIFNPPKKNHWIIEDYYTLRESRIPGYYIAHANVKDNFLSIFSTYHDNIKYVAKSTVEKFEGYRVSDPDWYWTVVRGLISEGAKGRIYRGWKAITNDEFASLPYGSYYALDFGFGVDPLGLSEVKRHNRKRYARELIYETGISDEELVRRLRAFKVGSRPIVADSAEPKSISFLRSKGFNVIAARKGADSIRFGIKAMQGCEWYYTQDSKNLAYEYQEYRWQLDANKETTTEPIGKHDHLLDGLRYTELTDPWGGGAIDHT from the coding sequence GTGGTCCGCTGCTCTCCGATTTATAAACCGCTCTACTCGCTGCCTCCGGCCGTCCGCTACATCCACCTGTGGGGTGGCCGCTCGCGGGGCGGCTCGTTTGCCGCGACCGACTACGCGCTGTTCTACCTGTCACAGCCCGACTACTTCCGGGGCTACCTGATGCGGTATATACAAGGCGACATCCGCGTCTCGCTGTGGCGGGATATGATGGACCGCATCGACGAGAAAGAGGAGCTGGGTCTGCTGAACCGAAAGGACTATAAGATCAATACGAACGAGATGTCCATCGTTCACCTGCCCACCGGCAACACGCTCCAGAGTCGCGGGTTTAAAAAGTCATCGGGCGCTCAGACCGCTAAGATGAAATCCATCGCGGGTGCGACGCACATCTTTTTAGAGGAGGCCGAGGAGGTGACCCGCGACGACTTTAACCAGCTTGATGACTCACTACGGACCGTTAAAACCGACCTTCGCGTCTTCCTGATTTTTAACCCGCCGAAGAAAAATCACTGGATCATTGAGGACTATTACACCCTTCGCGAGTCACGAATACCCGGTTACTACATCGCTCACGCGAACGTAAAGGACAATTTCCTTTCCATTTTCTCGACGTATCACGACAATATCAAATATGTAGCCAAATCCACCGTCGAGAAATTCGAGGGCTACCGCGTATCTGACCCCGATTGGTACTGGACAGTGGTCCGTGGGCTGATTAGCGAGGGAGCCAAAGGGCGGATTTACCGGGGCTGGAAAGCCATCACCAACGACGAGTTTGCCAGCCTGCCCTACGGCTCGTACTACGCGCTCGATTTCGGCTTTGGTGTCGATCCGCTGGGCTTATCGGAGGTCAAGAGGCACAATAGAAAGCGTTATGCCAGAGAGTTAATCTACGAAACGGGGATCAGCGACGAGGAATTGGTCCGCAGGCTCAGGGCTTTCAAAGTGGGTTCGCGGCCAATCGTCGCCGATTCGGCCGAACCAAAGTCGATTTCGTTTCTCCGCAGCAAGGGGTTCAACGTCATTGCGGCCCGTAAAGGGGCGGACAGTATTCGCTTTGGCATCAAGGCCATGCAGGGGTGTGAGTGGTATTACACGCAGGACAGCAAGAACCTGGCTTACGAGTATCAGGAGTACCGCTGGCAGCTTGACGCCAACAAGGAGACGACAACCGAGCCCATCGGCAAACATGATCACCTGCTCGATGGCCTCCGCTATACCGAACTGACGGACCCCTGGGGCGGTGGCGCTATTGACCATACGTAG